The following proteins are co-located in the Micromonospora viridifaciens genome:
- a CDS encoding zinc ribbon domain-containing protein: MIGYKQRWRGGQATLAPRWYPSTRMCSACATIGPALPLSVRIFACDECGHTADRDVNAAVNLAVWAEQHHAQTRDPEARGPVTNASRRDGSGQRPRAGETSPDDGGTPPPRTSVTAGTPEKGGVS; the protein is encoded by the coding sequence ATCATCGGCTACAAACAACGCTGGCGCGGCGGGCAAGCCACCCTGGCACCCCGCTGGTACCCGTCCACCAGGATGTGCAGCGCCTGCGCCACCATCGGCCCCGCCCTACCCCTGTCCGTACGCATCTTCGCCTGCGACGAGTGCGGGCATACGGCGGACCGGGACGTCAACGCGGCGGTCAACCTCGCCGTCTGGGCCGAGCAGCACCATGCCCAGACCCGGGACCCCGAAGCACGAGGCCCGGTCACCAACGCCTCCCGAAGGGACGGCTCTGGCCAGCGCCCACGCGCCGGTGAAACCAGCCCTGATGACGGAGGAACCCCACCGCCACGAACATCCGTGACGGCAGGGACGCCCGAGAAGGGCGGTGTCTCATGA